The Natrinema salaciae genome includes a window with the following:
- the dnaJ gene encoding molecular chaperone DnaJ has translation MSEDFYDVLGVSPDASPEEIKQAYRKKATEYHPDVSDDPDAEEKFKKIQKAKQVLTDEEKREAYDRMGHDRYEQAEKHGFDAGDAGGAGGMGGGPFGGMGGGGMGGGGLGDLFEQVFGGGGGGGRGRRRPRKGRDLRTELEIDLTEAYEGAEKQFTVERPEECDVCAGEGHPPEADAETCPQCQGRGQVTQVQQTPLGRVQQTTACPRCEGEGTLYSETCGECRGEGYVRNEATLTVEVPAGIQEGQTLRMEGEGAPSPEGGPHGDLLIDVSIREHESFERDGDDLQYRLPISFPQATFGDTVEVPTLEGAVEFEIPDGTQSGETFRLEGKGMPRLRGRGQGDLYVQVQVVTPESLNEDQREALEAFAEAGGDEIDVKEGFFEKIKRAF, from the coding sequence ATGAGCGAGGACTTCTACGACGTTCTCGGCGTGAGCCCCGACGCGTCCCCCGAGGAGATCAAACAGGCGTATCGGAAGAAGGCCACCGAGTACCATCCGGACGTCAGCGACGACCCCGACGCGGAGGAGAAGTTCAAGAAAATTCAGAAGGCGAAACAGGTTCTGACCGACGAGGAGAAGCGCGAGGCCTACGACCGGATGGGCCACGACCGCTACGAGCAGGCCGAAAAACACGGCTTCGACGCCGGCGACGCGGGCGGTGCCGGCGGCATGGGCGGCGGCCCGTTCGGCGGCATGGGTGGCGGTGGCATGGGTGGCGGCGGTCTCGGCGACCTCTTCGAGCAGGTCTTCGGCGGCGGCGGTGGCGGCGGTCGCGGCCGCCGTCGTCCACGGAAGGGACGGGATCTGCGGACCGAACTCGAGATCGATCTCACGGAGGCCTACGAGGGCGCGGAAAAGCAGTTCACGGTGGAGCGGCCCGAGGAGTGCGACGTCTGTGCGGGCGAGGGCCATCCGCCGGAGGCCGACGCCGAAACCTGTCCGCAGTGTCAGGGTCGCGGACAGGTGACGCAGGTCCAGCAGACGCCGCTGGGCCGGGTCCAGCAGACGACGGCCTGTCCCCGCTGTGAGGGCGAGGGGACGCTGTACTCCGAAACCTGCGGCGAGTGTCGCGGCGAGGGCTACGTCCGCAACGAGGCGACGCTGACGGTCGAAGTCCCGGCGGGCATTCAGGAGGGACAGACCCTCCGCATGGAAGGCGAGGGCGCACCCAGCCCGGAGGGCGGTCCCCACGGCGACCTGCTGATCGACGTCTCGATCCGCGAGCACGAATCGTTCGAACGCGACGGCGACGACCTCCAGTACCGCCTGCCGATCTCGTTCCCGCAGGCGACCTTCGGCGACACCGTCGAGGTCCCCACGCTCGAGGGTGCCGTCGAGTTCGAGATTCCGGACGGAACGCAAAGCGGCGAGACCTTCCGTCTGGAGGGGAAGGGGATGCCGCGGCTGCGCGGTCGCGGACAGGGCGACCTCTACGTGCAGGTGCAGGTCGTCACCCCCGAGAGTCTGAACGAGGACCAGCGCGAGGCGCTCGAGGCCTTCGCGGAGGCCGGCGGCGACGAAATCGACGTGAAGGAAGGCTTTTTCGAGAAGATCAAACGTGCATTTTAG
- the pdhA gene encoding pyruvate dehydrogenase (acetyl-transferring) E1 component subunit alpha: protein MPREDTAEFTIETVQVLSEEETVDEGLLPELSDEELLELYEAMKRSRRLDERAIALQRRGELGTYAPAIGQEAAQVGSAFAMAEDDWIVPSFREQAALLARDVEPDRILQYALGMEEGAEIPGGEGALPPAIPVGTQPLHAVGVGWGEALQDRDTVAVTYFGDGATSEGDVYEAFNLAGVYDAQTVFVCQNNRYAISTGIENQTRAETLAQKAIAAGIEGIRVDGNDVLGVYRVATDAIEKARNGTPVLVEALTYRRSMHTTSDDPTVYRETEEETEWQARDPILRVQVYLEKRGILDAETEAEIDDRIESELAEAIDRARAAREALDPADMFRHVYADAPPEIERQLAEFGGGVDG, encoded by the coding sequence ATGCCCCGAGAGGACACCGCCGAGTTCACCATCGAGACCGTTCAGGTGCTCTCCGAGGAGGAGACCGTCGACGAGGGGTTGCTCCCCGAACTGAGCGACGAGGAGTTGCTCGAGTTGTACGAGGCGATGAAGCGATCGCGGCGGCTCGACGAACGCGCCATCGCGCTGCAGCGCCGCGGCGAACTCGGGACGTACGCGCCCGCGATCGGCCAGGAGGCGGCACAGGTCGGGAGCGCGTTCGCCATGGCCGAGGACGACTGGATCGTCCCGTCGTTCCGCGAGCAGGCCGCGCTCCTGGCTCGCGACGTCGAACCCGACAGGATTCTCCAGTACGCGCTGGGGATGGAGGAAGGGGCCGAGATTCCGGGCGGCGAGGGCGCGCTCCCGCCGGCCATCCCCGTCGGCACCCAGCCGCTGCACGCCGTCGGCGTCGGGTGGGGTGAGGCGCTGCAGGACCGGGACACCGTCGCGGTCACCTACTTCGGCGACGGCGCGACCAGCGAGGGGGACGTCTACGAGGCGTTCAACCTCGCCGGCGTCTACGACGCCCAGACCGTCTTCGTCTGTCAGAACAATCGGTACGCCATCTCGACGGGGATAGAAAACCAGACTCGAGCCGAGACCCTCGCCCAGAAAGCCATCGCGGCGGGTATCGAGGGGATCCGGGTCGACGGCAACGACGTTCTGGGCGTCTACCGCGTCGCGACGGATGCCATCGAGAAGGCCCGGAACGGGACCCCGGTCCTCGTCGAGGCGCTCACCTATCGGCGGTCGATGCACACGACCTCCGACGATCCCACCGTCTACCGCGAGACCGAGGAGGAAACGGAGTGGCAGGCCCGCGACCCCATCCTTCGGGTTCAGGTGTACCTCGAGAAGCGGGGGATTCTCGACGCGGAAACGGAGGCGGAGATCGACGATCGGATCGAGTCCGAACTCGCCGAGGCGATCGACCGGGCGAGAGCGGCGCGCGAGGCACTCGATCCGGCGGACATGTTTCGGCACGTGTACGCCGACGCGCCGCCCGAAATCGAACGACAGCTCGCGGAGTTCGGGGGTGGTGTGGATGGCTGA
- a CDS encoding sugar-transfer associated ATP-grasp domain-containing protein, giving the protein MDLARASQSVNQVRKLLRAERQSGFAFDIPPRRRLELYRRGFLSASGVLYDFESNDPADYLTDYQRFVATKRINGHWNASIDNKLAFHWMLGEFPAHRPVVYGLLTNGRFHAFDPAAGRAALTDGGLGLERPSEAATGKPTERPIDWVDDTLSEGDRLVLKWFRGGGGNTVHFLERADGEYLFDGVPTVESVLGEMLADLEDYLVCKFVEQADYADELLADTANTIRVLTMYDHLAGEAFIPMAIHRIGTRDSAPVDNFSSGGLSAPIDRETGRLGTAAEYPRHGTVGWHETHPETGARIEGTSIPGWEEIRDRLLEIAETFSFAPYIGWDLVVTGEGEFRIIGANSYPDVASLQVHRPLLTDARTRRFYRDHGVV; this is encoded by the coding sequence ATGGACCTCGCTCGAGCCTCCCAGTCTGTGAACCAGGTGCGCAAGTTACTCCGGGCCGAACGGCAGAGCGGATTCGCGTTCGACATTCCGCCCCGTCGCCGACTCGAACTCTATCGGCGCGGATTCTTGAGCGCGTCCGGCGTGCTCTACGATTTCGAGTCGAACGATCCCGCCGACTATCTCACCGACTACCAGCGGTTCGTCGCGACCAAGCGGATCAACGGCCACTGGAACGCGTCGATCGATAATAAACTCGCCTTCCACTGGATGCTCGGGGAGTTTCCCGCACACCGGCCGGTCGTGTACGGGCTGCTCACGAACGGCCGGTTTCACGCGTTCGATCCGGCCGCTGGGCGGGCGGCGCTGACTGACGGCGGTCTCGGACTCGAGCGACCCTCCGAGGCGGCGACCGGGAAGCCGACCGAGCGACCGATCGACTGGGTCGACGACACCCTCTCGGAGGGTGACCGGCTCGTGTTGAAGTGGTTCAGGGGCGGCGGCGGCAACACCGTTCACTTCCTCGAGCGGGCCGACGGCGAGTACCTGTTCGACGGCGTGCCGACGGTCGAGTCGGTTCTCGGCGAGATGCTCGCGGACCTCGAGGACTACCTCGTCTGTAAGTTCGTCGAACAGGCCGACTACGCGGACGAGCTGTTAGCCGACACGGCGAACACGATTCGGGTGCTGACGATGTACGACCACCTGGCGGGCGAGGCGTTCATTCCCATGGCGATCCACCGGATCGGGACGCGGGACTCCGCGCCCGTGGACAATTTCTCGAGCGGCGGGTTGAGCGCCCCGATCGACCGCGAAACGGGCCGTCTCGGGACGGCCGCCGAGTACCCTCGCCACGGTACCGTCGGCTGGCACGAAACCCATCCCGAAACCGGCGCTCGCATCGAGGGGACGTCGATACCGGGCTGGGAGGAGATTCGCGATCGACTGCTCGAGATCGCGGAGACGTTCTCGTTTGCCCCGTACATCGGTTGGGACCTGGTAGTCACCGGCGAGGGCGAGTTTCGGATCATCGGGGCCAACAGCTACCCGGACGTCGCCTCGCTACAGGTCCACCGACCGCTCCTGACCGACGCCCGGACGCGGCGATTCTACCGGGATCACGGCGTCGTGTGA
- a CDS encoding MoaD/ThiS family protein, which produces MQLECVFFGPFRDAVGETTVFYDTDAGTVGELLVELEAAYPDLEGELVADDGDGLAGETVVTRDKKNVVHIDGLETSLDEEAVIRLVPSVYGG; this is translated from the coding sequence ATGCAACTCGAGTGCGTCTTCTTCGGTCCCTTCCGCGACGCCGTCGGCGAGACGACCGTGTTCTACGACACGGACGCCGGAACCGTCGGCGAACTGCTGGTCGAACTCGAGGCGGCGTACCCGGATCTCGAGGGTGAACTCGTGGCCGACGATGGGGACGGGCTGGCGGGGGAGACGGTCGTTACCAGAGACAAGAAGAACGTCGTCCACATCGACGGGCTCGAAACGTCGCTGGACGAGGAGGCAGTAATTCGGCTGGTTCCGTCCGTATACGGCGGATAA
- a CDS encoding cupin domain-containing protein has protein sequence MEHVAIDDVEPTPVDDYHADVRALTDPLATDDVAVTRYVLEPGERFSGSVHTHMDQEAVFVVLAGEATFERPEDRITVQENEAVRFGPGEFQSGKNDGEEPVVALAIGAPRESDDVRISRIETLDRDISCPECDTDHMRIAQAADADFVCPACEATTSLE, from the coding sequence ATGGAACACGTCGCGATCGACGACGTCGAACCGACGCCGGTCGACGACTATCACGCAGATGTGCGCGCGCTCACGGATCCGCTGGCCACCGACGACGTGGCGGTCACACGCTACGTTCTGGAACCCGGGGAACGATTCAGCGGTTCCGTCCACACCCACATGGATCAAGAGGCGGTGTTCGTCGTCCTCGCGGGCGAAGCGACCTTCGAGCGACCGGAGGATCGGATAACCGTCCAGGAGAACGAAGCGGTCCGGTTCGGACCCGGGGAGTTCCAATCAGGGAAAAACGACGGCGAAGAACCGGTCGTCGCCCTCGCGATCGGTGCGCCTCGAGAGAGCGACGACGTTCGTATTTCGCGGATCGAGACGCTGGACAGGGACATCTCCTGTCCAGAGTGCGATACCGATCACATGCGCATCGCTCAGGCCGCCGACGCCGACTTCGTCTGTCCCGCGTGCGAAGCGACGACATCTCTCGAGTGA
- a CDS encoding YciE/YciF ferroxidase family protein yields MALTDLHELFVHKLAQQYYVEQELVETLDEMARNTTNDRMSQGFADHRDETRTQVQRLEDVFAALDRPAEARDCAILDGLEEDRRELEAEIEDDEMLNMVYLNAGMMTERVEMTAYEGLTTIAETLELGNDVQRPLESNYDEEKSAFRELETLATAKDMKSLWDRLTPS; encoded by the coding sequence ATGGCACTGACCGATCTCCACGAGCTGTTCGTCCACAAGCTCGCCCAACAGTACTACGTCGAACAGGAGCTCGTCGAGACGCTCGACGAGATGGCGCGCAACACCACCAACGACCGAATGAGCCAGGGGTTCGCGGACCACCGCGACGAAACTCGGACGCAGGTACAGCGACTCGAGGACGTCTTCGCCGCGCTCGACCGACCCGCGGAAGCGCGAGACTGCGCCATCCTCGACGGCCTCGAGGAGGATCGGCGCGAACTCGAGGCCGAGATCGAGGACGACGAGATGTTGAACATGGTCTACCTGAACGCAGGGATGATGACCGAGCGCGTCGAGATGACGGCCTACGAGGGGCTGACGACGATCGCCGAAACGCTCGAGCTCGGAAACGACGTGCAGCGACCGCTCGAGTCGAACTACGACGAGGAGAAATCCGCCTTCCGCGAACTCGAGACGCTGGCGACGGCGAAGGACATGAAGTCGCTGTGGGACCGCTTGACGCCGTCGTGA
- a CDS encoding DJ-1/PfpI family protein has product MSAHKILLLAGDFVEDYEVMVPFQALQMVGHEVHAVCPEKESGDTCPTAVHDFEGDQTYTEKPGHRFELNHDFDAVDPADYDALVVPGGRAPEYLRTYDEVLEITRHFFEADKPVAALCHGVQILAAADVLEGRTCTGYPALEADVRISGGEWEDGVTRDGNLVTGQAWPDHPEWLAEFLECLGTDVDHAEPAAADD; this is encoded by the coding sequence ATGTCAGCACACAAGATCCTGCTCCTCGCCGGAGATTTCGTCGAGGACTACGAGGTAATGGTCCCGTTTCAGGCGCTCCAGATGGTCGGCCACGAGGTCCACGCCGTCTGTCCGGAGAAGGAGAGCGGCGACACCTGTCCGACGGCCGTTCACGACTTCGAGGGCGACCAGACTTACACCGAAAAGCCGGGACACCGGTTCGAACTGAATCACGACTTCGACGCGGTCGATCCCGCCGACTACGACGCGCTGGTCGTCCCGGGCGGTCGCGCGCCCGAGTACCTCCGGACGTACGACGAGGTTCTCGAGATAACGCGACACTTCTTCGAGGCGGACAAGCCGGTCGCCGCGCTGTGTCACGGCGTCCAGATCCTCGCGGCCGCGGACGTGCTCGAGGGTCGCACCTGTACCGGCTATCCGGCGCTCGAGGCGGACGTTCGCATCTCCGGCGGCGAGTGGGAAGACGGCGTGACCCGCGACGGCAACCTCGTGACGGGACAGGCGTGGCCGGACCACCCCGAGTGGCTCGCCGAGTTCCTCGAGTGTCTGGGGACCGACGTCGACCACGCCGAACCGGCCGCCGCGGACGATTGA
- a CDS encoding FAD-dependent oxidoreductase gives MSDATPPESPREDSLWLATTPTTDYEPVEDGLGVDVAVVGGGITGLTAAINLKEAGRTVAVLESGRIVESTTGHTTAKLTSQHGLRYDTLVSQFGEKKARQYANANEAAIEAVERRVADEGIDCDFRRTDAYTYAASPEDVEQVRDEVDAARRLGLPASYVEETPLPFDVDGAVRFDEQAAFHPREYLLAIAERVHGDGSRVFEETKALDVDPGSPCRVETERGGVVADDVVVATQFPFFDRAGYFARMHPHRAYLLAVRIDGTSPEGMYYNTASPSATMRRYPVTDGEHADGGDGELLIVGGQSHKPSVDGVPTSERYRRCEAFAREHFDVRSIEYRWSTMDYSPVDGVPFVGPIDPLTDHVYVGTGFEGWGMTNGTAAGMILADLITEGSNPWADVFDPQRFTPGASAKRFLEENATVGGSFVGDRIKSLLASIGADGADGLPPGDARVVRRASQPVGLYRDDSGTTHAVSATCPHMGCLVRWNDAERTWDCPCHGSRFTYDGDVLSGPAVEGLLYREL, from the coding sequence ATGTCGGACGCAACCCCACCGGAGTCCCCGCGCGAGGACTCGCTCTGGCTGGCCACGACGCCGACGACCGATTACGAGCCCGTCGAGGACGGACTCGGCGTCGACGTCGCAGTCGTCGGCGGCGGTATCACCGGGCTCACCGCCGCGATCAACCTGAAGGAGGCCGGTCGGACCGTCGCGGTCCTCGAGTCGGGCCGGATCGTCGAGAGCACCACCGGTCACACGACGGCCAAACTCACCTCGCAGCACGGGCTGCGCTACGACACGCTCGTCTCCCAGTTCGGCGAGAAGAAGGCGAGACAGTACGCGAACGCCAACGAGGCGGCGATCGAGGCGGTCGAACGCCGAGTCGCGGACGAGGGTATCGACTGCGATTTCCGCCGCACGGACGCCTACACCTACGCCGCCTCGCCCGAGGACGTCGAGCAGGTTCGCGACGAGGTCGACGCGGCCCGGCGGCTGGGGCTCCCCGCGTCGTACGTCGAGGAGACGCCGCTTCCGTTCGACGTCGACGGAGCGGTCCGCTTCGACGAGCAGGCGGCGTTTCACCCGCGGGAGTACCTGCTCGCCATCGCGGAACGGGTTCACGGCGACGGGAGTCGGGTCTTCGAGGAGACGAAAGCGCTCGACGTCGATCCCGGATCGCCCTGCCGGGTCGAAACGGAGCGCGGTGGCGTCGTCGCCGACGACGTGGTCGTCGCGACGCAGTTCCCGTTCTTCGACCGCGCCGGCTACTTCGCGCGGATGCACCCCCACCGCGCCTACCTGCTCGCCGTCCGCATCGACGGGACGTCGCCCGAGGGAATGTACTACAACACGGCCTCGCCGTCGGCGACGATGCGGCGGTATCCGGTAACCGACGGGGAACACGCGGACGGCGGGGACGGCGAGCTACTGATCGTCGGCGGCCAGAGCCACAAGCCGAGCGTCGACGGGGTGCCGACCTCCGAACGGTACCGGCGCTGCGAGGCGTTCGCCCGCGAACACTTCGACGTTCGATCGATCGAGTACCGCTGGTCGACGATGGACTACTCGCCGGTCGACGGGGTTCCCTTCGTTGGCCCGATCGATCCGCTAACGGACCACGTCTACGTCGGCACCGGGTTCGAAGGGTGGGGAATGACGAACGGCACCGCCGCGGGGATGATCCTCGCCGATCTGATCACCGAGGGATCGAACCCCTGGGCCGACGTCTTCGATCCCCAGCGGTTCACGCCCGGCGCGTCCGCAAAGCGGTTTCTCGAGGAGAACGCCACAGTCGGCGGCAGCTTCGTCGGCGACCGGATCAAGTCGCTGCTGGCATCGATCGGAGCCGATGGCGCGGACGGGCTGCCGCCCGGCGACGCCCGGGTCGTTCGGCGCGCGAGCCAGCCGGTTGGACTCTACCGCGACGACTCCGGGACGACCCACGCCGTGTCCGCGACCTGTCCGCACATGGGCTGTCTCGTCCGGTGGAACGACGCCGAGCGGACCTGGGACTGTCCCTGCCACGGCTCGCGGTTCACCTACGACGGCGACGTGCTCTCGGGGCCCGCCGTCGAGGGGCTGCTGTATCGGGAACTGTGA
- a CDS encoding FAD-dependent oxidoreductase produces MPDVAIVGGGAAGLSAALFTAKNGLETVVFDTDETWMHRAHLFNYPGIRSISGSEFVALTRGQVRDRGADVRVGEEVTDVEPGDDGFRVETEDGEYDADYVVLATGADRSMAEDLAVEFADDGTVDVDLDTETSIDDLYATGAMVRDEEWQAVIAAGDGASAALDILSKEKGEHFHDFDVPDDVP; encoded by the coding sequence ATGCCAGACGTCGCAATCGTCGGCGGCGGTGCCGCCGGTCTGAGCGCAGCGCTCTTCACCGCGAAGAACGGCCTCGAGACCGTCGTCTTCGACACCGACGAGACGTGGATGCACAGGGCCCACCTGTTCAACTACCCCGGCATTCGGAGCATCAGCGGCAGCGAGTTCGTGGCGCTCACGCGCGGCCAGGTCCGCGACCGCGGGGCGGACGTGCGCGTCGGCGAGGAAGTCACCGACGTCGAGCCCGGCGACGACGGCTTCCGGGTCGAAACCGAAGACGGCGAGTACGACGCGGACTACGTCGTGCTCGCGACCGGGGCGGATCGCTCGATGGCCGAGGATCTCGCGGTCGAGTTCGCCGACGACGGCACCGTCGACGTCGACCTCGATACGGAGACGAGCATCGACGATCTGTACGCGACGGGCGCGATGGTCCGGGACGAGGAGTGGCAGGCCGTCATCGCCGCGGGTGACGGTGCGTCGGCGGCGCTGGACATCCTCAGCAAAGAGAAGGGCGAGCACTTCCACGATTTCGACGTCCCGGACGACGTGCCGTAG
- a CDS encoding alpha-ketoacid dehydrogenase subunit beta: MAERLRMIEAVRETLRAELERDDSVVVYGEDVGRAGGVFRATEGLMDDYPDRVFDSPVAEAGIVGTGVGLAATGMTPVPEIQFQSFLYQGFHQLAQHAARIRSRTRGTITCPMTVRTPYGGGIHALELHSESFEAGFAHVPGLQVVFPASPAETKGLLTAAIRDPDPVVFMEPTRLYRSFREEVPDEHEIPLGEARVVRPGDDVTVVAWGSMLRETLDAVEAVDASVEVIDPRTLYPLDTATIADSVKGTGRCVVVHEAPRTAGMAGEITARINEEAFLYLEAPVERVTGYDVPVPMFAREDDYLPDADRIADGIRRALEFG, encoded by the coding sequence ATGGCTGAACGGCTTCGGATGATCGAGGCCGTCCGCGAGACGCTGCGCGCGGAGCTGGAACGCGACGACAGCGTCGTGGTCTACGGCGAAGACGTCGGGCGGGCCGGCGGGGTGTTCCGGGCGACCGAAGGGCTGATGGACGACTACCCGGACCGGGTGTTCGATTCGCCGGTCGCGGAAGCGGGCATCGTCGGCACGGGCGTCGGGCTCGCGGCCACCGGGATGACTCCCGTCCCGGAAATCCAGTTCCAGAGCTTTCTCTACCAGGGGTTCCATCAGCTGGCCCAACACGCCGCCCGCATCCGGAGCCGGACCCGGGGGACGATCACCTGTCCCATGACGGTCCGGACGCCGTACGGCGGCGGCATCCACGCCCTGGAGCTCCACTCGGAGAGCTTCGAGGCCGGGTTCGCCCACGTCCCCGGGCTCCAGGTCGTCTTTCCCGCCTCGCCGGCGGAGACGAAGGGGCTGCTCACGGCCGCCATCCGCGACCCCGATCCGGTCGTCTTCATGGAACCGACGCGGCTCTACCGCTCGTTCCGCGAGGAGGTCCCCGACGAGCACGAGATCCCGCTCGGCGAGGCACGCGTGGTCCGGCCCGGCGACGACGTCACGGTCGTCGCGTGGGGGTCGATGCTCCGCGAGACGCTCGACGCCGTCGAGGCGGTGGACGCGAGCGTCGAGGTGATCGACCCCCGAACGCTCTACCCGCTGGACACGGCGACGATCGCCGATTCCGTGAAGGGGACGGGCCGCTGCGTCGTCGTCCACGAAGCGCCACGGACCGCCGGAATGGCCGGCGAGATCACCGCCCGCATCAACGAGGAGGCGTTCCTCTACCTCGAGGCCCCGGTCGAGCGAGTGACCGGCTACGACGTGCCCGTTCCGATGTTCGCCCGCGAGGACGACTACCTGCCCGACGCGGACCGGATCGCGGACGGCATTCGGCGCGCGCTCGAGTTCGGGTGA
- a CDS encoding aldehyde ferredoxin oxidoreductase C-terminal domain-containing protein, with product MLHAEGPLLTVDVGERTATETTIDETLETAVGGRAVATALAHERIPFDADPFGPENRAYLATGPLQQSRMSFTGRMNMTGLSPLTDGLVSTNAGGYLSRHFVGTGISVLELAGRSDELLAVHVTDRGVEFEDVPELEGATVPETSEYVAARHDLGADNCIAIGPAGENRVRFASVMTFDSRAFGRGGLGAVLGSKNVKCVTFDGDSAPAVEIPNPPEADVHREAAQSDDRMRRQGTTGGTEFINDNFALPTRYFSEYEFEHADRIGGNAVEEKKYKKGACSACAYACKLPTRDEDAGVETEGPEFETVYAFGSSQGVSDIVDVMRANELCDSLGMDTISAGVTVAAYLASEGEFGNAALAREVTEKIATREGIGDLLAEGVHRCHDELGVDDYTVKGMEFAAHDGRVLHGQGLSYALANRGADHMYAGMLTLEYSGELDPEGTLGKAERLVHEENAAAFRDTGIVCAFGSDYVTPDRLETLFDADHDELMEIGARTVRRERHFNNQRGFDRGDDGLPYEIPDLEAAIAEYYAARGLTDDGIVPDAALESIAPSAD from the coding sequence ATGCTCCACGCGGAAGGCCCACTGCTCACCGTCGACGTCGGTGAGCGGACTGCGACCGAGACGACCATCGACGAAACGCTCGAGACGGCCGTCGGGGGGCGGGCCGTCGCGACGGCGCTCGCTCACGAGCGGATCCCGTTCGACGCGGATCCGTTCGGCCCCGAGAACCGCGCGTATCTCGCCACGGGACCGCTCCAGCAGTCCCGCATGTCCTTTACGGGCCGAATGAACATGACAGGCCTCTCGCCGCTGACCGACGGGCTGGTCTCGACCAACGCGGGCGGCTACCTCTCGCGTCACTTCGTCGGGACGGGAATCAGCGTCCTCGAGCTCGCCGGCCGGAGCGACGAGCTCCTGGCCGTCCACGTCACGGATCGGGGCGTCGAGTTCGAGGACGTCCCGGAACTCGAGGGCGCGACGGTTCCGGAGACGTCCGAGTACGTGGCTGCCCGTCACGATCTCGGCGCGGACAACTGCATCGCGATCGGCCCGGCCGGCGAGAACCGCGTCCGGTTCGCCTCGGTGATGACCTTCGACTCGCGGGCGTTCGGTCGCGGCGGACTGGGTGCCGTCCTGGGATCGAAGAACGTCAAGTGCGTCACGTTCGACGGGGACAGCGCACCGGCCGTCGAGATCCCCAACCCGCCGGAAGCGGACGTCCACCGGGAAGCGGCGCAGTCCGACGACCGGATGCGACGGCAGGGGACGACGGGCGGCACCGAGTTCATCAACGACAACTTCGCGCTTCCGACCCGGTACTTCAGCGAGTACGAGTTCGAGCACGCCGATCGCATCGGCGGCAACGCCGTCGAGGAGAAGAAGTACAAGAAAGGCGCCTGTTCGGCCTGCGCCTACGCGTGCAAACTCCCGACCCGGGACGAGGACGCGGGCGTCGAAACCGAAGGACCGGAGTTCGAGACCGTCTACGCGTTCGGCTCGAGCCAGGGCGTGAGCGACATCGTCGACGTGATGCGAGCGAACGAGCTGTGTGACTCCCTCGGGATGGACACGATCTCGGCCGGCGTCACCGTCGCGGCCTACCTTGCGAGCGAGGGCGAGTTCGGGAACGCGGCGCTCGCACGGGAAGTCACCGAGAAGATCGCCACCCGCGAAGGAATCGGCGACCTGCTGGCCGAAGGCGTCCACCGCTGTCACGACGAGCTCGGCGTCGACGACTACACCGTCAAGGGAATGGAGTTCGCCGCCCACGACGGACGCGTTCTCCACGGGCAGGGGCTCTCCTACGCTCTCGCGAATCGGGGCGCGGACCACATGTACGCCGGAATGTTGACCCTCGAGTACAGCGGCGAACTCGATCCGGAGGGTACGCTCGGCAAGGCCGAACGGCTGGTCCACGAGGAGAACGCGGCGGCGTTTCGCGACACGGGAATCGTCTGTGCGTTCGGTAGCGATTACGTCACCCCGGACAGGCTGGAGACCCTGTTCGACGCCGACCACGACGAACTCATGGAAATCGGGGCCCGAACCGTCCGCCGCGAGCGCCACTTCAACAACCAGCGCGGGTTCGACCGGGGCGACGACGGACTCCCGTACGAGATCCCCGACCTCGAGGCCGCGATCGCGGAGTACTACGCGGCACGCGGCCTGACGGACGACGGGATCGTTCCGGACGCGGCGCTCGAGTCGATCGCCCCGTCGGCGGACTGA